In the genome of Actinomycetota bacterium, one region contains:
- a CDS encoding DUF951 domain-containing protein, giving the protein MVEIVKISQGDVVKLKKGHPCGANEWQVTRVGMDVGLKCLGCGRSVRLLRYDFDRRFKGYVKQSSSE; this is encoded by the coding sequence GTGGTCGAAATCGTAAAGATAAGCCAGGGCGATGTGGTCAAGCTTAAAAAAGGCCATCCCTGCGGTGCAAATGAGTGGCAGGTTACAAGGGTTGGCATGGATGTCGGCCTCAAATGTTTGGGCTGCGGGCGGAGCGTTCGCCTGCTTCGCTACGATTTCGATCGCAGATTTAAAGGTTACGTCAAGCAGAGCTCGAGCGAATAA